Part of the Rothia mucilaginosa genome, GAGCCTGCTCGCCATTACCAATGGGAAGCGGCACAAAAATCGCGGGAACACCCACCGCAGCAACCTCACTGACGGTCGCCGCACCCGAACGCACCAGCAGAAGATCAGCGGCAGCGTACACATCCTGCATGCCGTTGCTGAACTCAATCTGACGGTAATTCGGCGCGCTCAGCGGCTCGCCGTTCTCGTCCAGAACAGTCTTACCCTTACCGGTAATATGCAGGATCTGGAAGTCCCACTCCGCAAAGTGGTCACGGCACGCCGCCACCGCATTGTTCAGGCTCTGCGCGCCCAACGAACCACCGGTCACAATCACGGTCGGCTTCTGCGGGTCCAGGCCCAGGTTACGGCGAGCCTTCGAACGGTGCGCCTCGCGGTTCAGGTAGGCAATCTCATCCTTCATCGGCATACCCACCAGGGTTGCGCGCGGGAACGGAGTATTGGGGAACGCCACGCCGGTGAACTTCGCGAACGTACCACCCAGGCGGTTCGCCAAACCGGGCTTCGCATTCGCCTCATGAATCACCACGGGAATCTTAGCGCTCAACGCAGACAAATACGCCGGCGGGCACACATAGCCACCCACGCCAACGACCACATCCGCATCTACATCCTTGAGGATGCGGCGGGTCTTCGACAGGCCACCAAAGAACTTAGCGGGGAAAGCGAAAGCGGCACGGTTAATGCTACGGGGGAACGCCGCACGAGGGATGAACTCAATATCGAAACCAGCTGCCGGAACCAGCTCGGCTTCCATCTTGTCGGCGGTGCCCAGCATCAGGATCTTAGCGTTCGGCTCAAGGTCACGAATCGCACGCGCAATCGCGAGCATCGGATTAATATGACCGGCGGTGCCACCACCGGCGAAGACTATAGAGGGCGCCTTCTTCGTCATAGGTCTTTCTCCCAACACATCGGTACAGCATCATTTTACGCTATCGCACCTGTTCAAAAGAGCGCCCCCGCCATTGAGCTACAACTCAATAGCGAGGGCTTTATCTTATATTCAGCACATATTCATTTCGGGTAGAGGCACGAACCGTAGCTCACTCCCCCGAATGTCAGCCCCCGATATGCAGGCTTCACGGAGCGGGCTCCGCGGGGTTTAGCCCTGCTTGCGGGTGCTGCGCTGAGCCGAGTTCCGAGCCGCGCCCTGAGCCGGACGCTGCGCCTGCTGGGCGCTGTTCTTCTGAGCGCCCTTTGCCTGGGTACTCTTTGCCTGAGTGCCCTGTCGCGGCGTCACCTGACGCTGAGCACCCTGTCGAGGGTTACCCTGTCGCTGGGCTCGACGCTGACGGTCCTCAGGATGCAGCGGCTGCAGACCCGCAGGTAGCGAACCCGACGGACGATGCTGCGCGCTACGGGGCTGAGCAGCACGAGGCTGTTGCACTCGCTTCTGAGCAGCAGGTTTCTGAGCGGTACGGGGCTGAGCAGCGTGCTGCTGTACAGCATGCTTCGGAGCCGCGGGCTTCTGACCTGCAGGCTTCGCAGCAGTCTGCTTCTGAGCAGTCGTCTTCTGGGCGGGGCGACCCTGCGCGGGCTGCCCACTCGCAACACGAGCCTGCTGACCGGTACGAGGCTGAGCGGAAGCCTTCTTCGGAGCTGCCTTCGTCGGTGCAGGCTTCTGCGAGGCCTTCTGCTTCTGAGCTTCGGTTTTCTGCTTCTGTGCTTCCGTTTTCTGCTTCTGCGCGGCCTTCTGCTCCGCCTTCACACGGGCAGCTTCCTCACGAACC contains:
- the murG gene encoding undecaprenyldiphospho-muramoylpentapeptide beta-N-acetylglucosaminyltransferase, encoding MTKKAPSIVFAGGGTAGHINPMLAIARAIRDLEPNAKILMLGTADKMEAELVPAAGFDIEFIPRAAFPRSINRAAFAFPAKFFGGLSKTRRILKDVDADVVVGVGGYVCPPAYLSALSAKIPVVIHEANAKPGLANRLGGTFAKFTGVAFPNTPFPRATLVGMPMKDEIAYLNREAHRSKARRNLGLDPQKPTVIVTGGSLGAQSLNNAVAACRDHFAEWDFQILHITGKGKTVLDENGEPLSAPNYRQIEFSNGMQDVYAAADLLLVRSGAATVSEVAAVGVPAIFVPLPIGNGEQALNARSLVEASAALLVKDAEVTGEWFAREIPALMANPEELERMGAAAYELGIRDAARVMAEAVLKAAEK